AGTTGAAAATGTCAATGAGGTGATTGCTCCAGAGATTATCGGTATGAACGCACTGAACCAGGTTGAGATTGATAAACTCATGATAGAGCTTGACGGAACAGAAAACAAGAGCAAGCTTGGTGCAAACGCAATTCTGGGTGTATCCCTGGCAGTTGCCAAAGCTGCCGCAAATGCATTGGGACTTCCACTTTACCAGTATATAGGCGGTGTCAATGCTAAATATTTACCAGTTCCTATGATGAATATCCTAAACGGCGGTAAACATGCTGACAATTCAGTTGACCTGCAGGAATTCATGATAATGCCGGTTGGTGCAAAGTCTTTCAGCGAAGCACTTAGAATGTGTGCCGAGACATTCCATCACTTGAGAAATGTGCTCAAAGCAAGAGGTTATAATACAACAGTTGGTGATGAGGGAGGTTTTGCACCCAACCTGAAATCTAACGAAGAACCATTGGAAGTAATTGTGGAAGCAATTGAAAAAGCTGGTTATACTCCTGGCAAAGATATTGCAATTGCGCTTGATCCTGCAACATCTGAGCTCTACAATGAAGAAGATGGAAAGTATCATTTTGAAAGAGAAGGTAAAGTTAGAACAAAAGAAGAGATGGTAGAGTTCTGGGTAAAACTTGTTGAAAAGTACCCGATTGTATCAATTGAAGATGGCGTTGCGGAAGAGGACTGGGAAGGCTGGAAGATGCTCACTGAAGCTCTTGGCAACAAGATTCAGCTTGTTGGTGATGATTTATTTGTTACAAACACAAAGAGGCTTGCAAAGGGAATTGAGCTTGGCGTTGCAAACTCAATATTAATTAAACTTAACCAGATAGGAACACTCACAGAAACTTTGGAAGCAATTGAGATGGCAAACAGAGCAGGTTACACCGCTGTTGTATCCCACAGATCAGGCGAGACAGAAGATACAACGATTGCTGACCTTGTTGTTGCAGTAAATGCAGGGCAGATTAAGACAGGTGCACCGTCAAGAACAGATAGAGTAGCAAAATACAATCAGCTCCTGAGAATAGAAGAAGAGCTTGGCAGCATTGCAGTATATCCAGGCATGAATGCATTCTTTAACTTGAAGAAAAAATAACTCCACAAAAGTCCAAAGGAAAGTTTTTGAATTTGCAATAGAATAAAGAAAGAGGGAAAGTGTTGAACTTTCCCTCTTTTCATTTTATAATATATTCAAACAGGATATGTTAAGAATTTTGTTGAATCTTTTGGAAATTATGTTGAAACAAGTTTCAAGGAGGTTTGGAAAGATGAAAAGATTTATTGATGAGGATTTCCTCTTGAGTAACCAGACCGCCAAAGTGCTGTACGAAAAATATGCAAAGGATATGCCAATCATTGATTTTCACTGTCATTTAAATCCAAAGGAAATTTATGAAAACAAGAGGTTTAAAAACATAACAGAGCTTTGGCTTGGAGGGGACCATTACAAGTGGAGGCTTATGAGAGCAAATGGCATTGAAGAAAAGTATATAACAGGTAGCGCAGATGACTATGAAAAGTTCTTGGCATGGGCAAAGACCATTCCAATGGCAATAGGAAACCCAATTTATCATTGGACACATTTAGAACTCAAAAGATACTTTGGAATAGATGATATATTAAATGAAAAATCTGCACCTATCATTTGGGAAAAGGCAAACAAAGTTCTCAAAGAGCTTGGTGCAAGAGATATAATTTTGAAGTCCAATGTGGAAGTGATCTGCACAACAGACGACCCTGTTGATACACTTGAGTATCATTTAAAACTGAAAAATGAAAAAGATTTCAATGTAAAAGTTTATCCTACTTTCAGACCTGACAAGGGTGTAAATATAGAAAGAGAAACCTTCATCCCGTGGGTAGAAAAGCTTGGAGAAGTTTATGGTAAGAAGATAGAAAGCTATGATGAGTTTTTAGATGCCTTAAAGTCAAGAGCAGAGTTTTTCCATTCTGTGGGATGTCGTGCTTCTGACCATGCTATGGATGATATGGTTTTTGCCGATGCGTCTTTTGATGAAGCAGCTGATATTTTCAAAAAAGCTTTAAAAGGTGAGAAACTTACAGAAATTGAAGTTGCAAAATATAAAACGTATACATTGAGATTCTTAGGGAAAGTTTATTCAAGTCTTGGCTGGGCAATGCAGCTTCATATAAATGCCCTGAGAAACAACAATACAAGAATGTTCAATATTCTGGGACCTGACACAGGGTATGATTCAATAAACGACGGTCATATAGCCTTTGCACTTGTCAAATTCTTAGATTCATTGGAGAAAGAAGATTCCCTGCCCAAGACAATTCTGTATTCTTTAAATCCAAAAGACAACTATGTTCTTGCAACAATTATGGGATCTTTCCAGGATGGTAGCATTCCTGGCAAAATGCAGCTTGGTGCAGCTTGGTGGTTCAATGATAGCAAAGATGGCAACCTTCAGCAGATGAAAGACCTTGCAAATCTTGGGCTCTTGAGTCGATTTGTCGGAATGGTAACAGACTCTCGAAGCTTTTTGTCATATGCAAGACACGAATATTTTAGAAGACTTCTTTGCAATTTGATTGGCGAGTGGGTAGAAAACGGTGAATATCCATATGATTTGGAGACACTTGGTAGAATAGTTCAAAGCGTGTGTTATTATAATGCAAAAGAATATTTTGGGTTTTAAAAGATAGATGAGGAAGACAAAAGGGTGGAAATTGTATATTCCACCCTATTTTTATACTTCCCTATTACATAAGTTGATTAGTGAATAATACATCACCAATTAGATTTCTTAAATAATACTATCTCCTGTTTCCAATATCGTTAAACTTAATGTTGAATCTCACGTAAACATGTGATACACTATTTTACGTGGAGGTGAATAGTATGTGTAAATATCAGAATATTACTTTGTCTCTTCCTAAGGAACTTATTCAAAAGGTAAAACATATTGCTGTTGAAAGAAACACATCCATTTCTGCGCTGCTTACAAGCTTGTTAGAGGAACTTGTAGATAGAGAAGAATCATATCAAAAAGTCTATTTACAACATCTTAAACTTTTAGAAGAAGGATTTGACCTTGGAACAGGTGGAACAATCACGTGGAGGAGAGAAGATTTATATGAAAGAAAGTAACTATCAATTTGTTGACACAAATATTTTGGTGTATGCTTATGATAAATCTGCAGGGGACAAACACCCAGTAGCTAAACAAATTGTGGAGAAACTTTGGAAAGAAAGAAATGGTGCGCTGAGCACTCAAGTTCTTCAAGAATTTCTTGTTGTTGTTACAAAAAAGGTTAAAAATCCTTTAAGTTTTGATAGCGCTTTTCAAATCATATCAGACTTAAGTTTATGGAAGGTAGTTACAATTGAAGTAAAAGATATTTTAGAAGCTATCAAGCTTTCACAAAGATATAAGATATCTTTTTGGGATGCTTTGATACTTTGCAGCGCTATAAATTTGAGATGTTCGGTAGTATGGAGTGAAGATTTAAATTCTGGTCAGTATTTTGGGAAAATAAAAGTAGTAAATCCTTTTTTGTCTTTAAACACATGGTGAGAAGACATATTTACAATCTATGAATTTTTCAACTGGTGTCTTTTCATTCATTCCTTCCTTTACCATTATGAGGTCTAAAAAATTCCATTTATCTTACCATCTATGAGGGGTGTAAGGATAATTTTGTACATTTAAGATAAACTGTTCTTCCTGATATACCCTTTTTAACTCTATAAACTAAACGAGTTATTCTCTGAAACAGATTATATTTCCTTAGTCGTTCCATTCTTTATTTTTTATCTTCCCTTATATTTTGTCGTAGGTTTTCTCTAAATTAAAATTATAACACAATGGGGCTTTTTTCTTTTGTTGCTATATTTACTCTATATGGTTATTTCTTTTATTAAACAAACTATATATTTTAACTATTTGCAGATTTAGCCTTGTTATAAACTCAAGAAAATTGAAGAAATTTTAAGCTATTTAAAGAAAAGAGTATTCTGAGCTCAAAATTTAGCTGAAAATGGACAAAAAAAAAAAAAAAAAAACGGGATTGACAGTGTGAAAATGTATAAGATAAAATTTGCATAGAAATTCCAAGAAGAAGTTTACAGAAAAAATAGTTTGAGAATAAAATGCTCTAAATAAGAGAATAAAGAAACTAAGAGACTAAAGAATCAAGTGGGATGAAGAAATGAGAAGGAGATACTATTGTGTAAAGCAGCATGATATAACAGATTGTGCGGCAGCGACTTTAGCAACAATTTGCCTGCAGTATGGAAAAGAAGTATCAATAGCCAGAATAAGAGAGATGGCAGGGACAGACAGGTTTGGCACCACAGCATATGGAGTTGTAAAAGCAGCAGAAAAGCTTGGATTTGAAGCAAAAGCAGTCAGAGCAGAAACTAAGGAGGCAATATTTGAGAAAATACCACTTCCGTGTATAGCACATGTACTGATAGATGGCAAGCTATTTCATTATGTTGTAATACATGAGCATTCTTGTAATGAACGAAAATGAGTGAAAATGAAGTAAAATGAGATTTGCAAGAAGGAGGTACCTCCTGGTAAAATACGGCAGGTAAGTTGTACAACTTACAACAAAACACAACAAAAAAGGTATCCTCAGAGAACTTTCAGAGGAACCGTTGACGACTAAAGACATAAGTAGGTCGGTGTGTGAACTATCAACTCTTTTATAATAACGGTCAGGTAGGATGGAAGGTCAAAAGTTACTAGAGCGTGTACGAAGGATAGAGATTTCCAGACTGCCAATAGGTGTTGCAAGTTTTCTGTCGTAAAAACCATTACATTTGTCGTTTTCGTTTTTAGCAAGGTAAACAGCCTTTTCTGAGAGCATAAAGCAATCAAGCAAGTTTTCTGAGAGTTGTTTTAGAGCTGGATGGTTAGGATCATCTTTAGAGCAATATATATTTAGTACTTGCTCTACAGGAAAAGGTAATATACCAATCTAAAATAATCCAAGAAAAATTTAACAGAAGTTTAACGTTTATTTAATTCTAATTTAACACTGAAGAGGTATACTATTACTACAGGTGATAAAAATGAAAATAATTTCAGATATAAAACCAAAAAGAGGTTCATTGGTTGACTGTAGAATTCAAAGCTTTTGTGATATGGTAGGATACTACAAAAAGAGTTTTATATTACCATATTATTGTTTTGGAATTGGGGAAGGTTTGGCATTTTGCTACTGGCAGGAAAGAAGAACAAAGATACCTTTAATTGTTATGATAGGGAGAAAAATTGATGTAGAAAGGATTTTCACAAGAAAAATCGGATTAAAGTTAAGCGTATTTTACCCTAATAAATATAATGCAGCCGATAACAATCAAGATTTGATTAATCTGATTGACAACGATATTCCAGTAATAGCAGATGTTGATAGATTTTATTTGGATTATATCAATGAACTATATGGAAAAAAACATTTTGGATTACATTCAGTATTGGTAGTGGGATATCGCATAAAAGATGAGGTAGAGTTTGCGTTGTATGATTTTGTTTCTGAAAATTTAATTTGGTATCCGTCGAACAAACTGTATTTGGCACGAATATCTAATTGGCAACCATTTGCACCAAAGGGGAGAATTTATACCATGAGTATTAGTAATGAAGTTACACGCTTATATGATGAAAAGCTCATTAGAGATGCTATAGTTTCAAACTGTAAAAGTTTGTTAACTCCAAATGCCACTTCGGGTGTCTTGGCAATGAAACTTTTAGGTGAAGAGATAAAAAAGCTAAGAACATATGCAAACATACAAAAAAATAATCATTTAATCAATTTACAACTAAGGATGATAAACTTATATTTAAGGGAGTATGAACCTACGCAAACTTTTTACAGAATGATATATGCCTACTTTTTGAAAGAAGCAAGCCAAGTTGGAAACTTAAGTATTCTTGAAGAATTTGCTTGCGAGTTTGAAGAAATTGCAAGTAAATGGAAAAAACTTTCTGAAAATTTAGAAATCAAGACAAGATTAGAAGAAAAATTATATATTTGCGGCGAAGAGTTAATAAAGTTATCTGTCTTAGAAGAAAGTGTTTTAAAAAGATTGCAAAATGCATTAATAAATTAAAAGTTGTTTGCAAGCAGGGAGATCATATCCCTAGAGATTCAAAAGAAGAAAGGAGGAGCCCAAAATGATAGAGAAGAACTTTTTAGAGGAATTGAAAGAAGTATTAGAAACTCAGGATTTGGATTTAAGCGAGATAGAGACACTAGAAGAAATTGTGACCCCTGCTTCAGGTTGTGGCTGTGGCGGACTTTGTAGATAATTAACACAGGCTAAAAAAGGGATATGGTCCCCCCTGCTTTAAATATTTAATAAAGTATTTATAACTTCAGAAAGAGGCATATAAAATCTTTTTGAAGTGCAATTTTGATAAAAGGAGGACAAAATTTTTATGCAAAAAAGTATAATTTTATTATCAAACATTTCTAAAAGCTATAAAGATGGTGATAAACAAAATATAATACTTTCAAAAACAAGTTTTGCTATTTCCAAAGGTGAATTTGTTGCCATGGTAGGGAGGTCTGGATTAGGAAAGTCAACATTTTTGAGAATAATAGGAACTATAGAGAAGCCAGATGAAGGACAGGTTATAATAGATGGAACTGATATATCGAATTTAAATGATAAGGAACTTACAACAATAAGAAGAAAAAAAATAGGTTTTGTATTTCAACAATTTTATCTGATTAACAGATTTTCGGTTAAAGAAAATTTAGAACTCCCATTGTTTTTTTCTGGAGTATCTAAAAAGGAAAGATTAGCAAGAGTGAAAAGAATATTAGAAATAGTTGGGTTAGCTTATAAAGAATTAGACTCAAAAGTATTTTTCTTAAGTGGTGGTGAAAAGCAACGTCTAGCAATTGGTAGGGCTTTGATAAATGAGCCATTGATTTTGCTTGCTGATGAACCGACAGGAAATTTAGATGAAGCTAATGAAGAGCAGATATTATCTATCTTTGAGAATATCAATAAAGAACTTCAAACCACAATAGTTGTGGTTACACATAATGAAAAGGTGGCAAAGAGAGCACAGAAAGTAATTACTATATCAAACAAAAAAATAGTTCAGGTGAGATAAGGAGGAAAGCAACAATCTATGAGTTCAATAGTTGAGTACATAAAGTTTTCTCTGTCGAGCATAAAGAACAACAAAATAAGATTTGTACTGAGCATGTTTAACATAACCTTGGGAGTATTTTTGGTCACGGTTATAATTATTATGGCAGGAAGTTTCAAGGATAAAATGTATACAGAAATGAAGGTTTCTGATGAAAAAGTCATAAGCATAGTGCAAGGCAGGCCTGAAAGCCGAGCAAGTTATTATTATAGTTATCCTATTTTTGATGATTCTCATATAGACATGATAAAAAAAATCTCAAGTTTGAAAAATGTTGTCGGGGTAAAAGTGTGGTCGCCTGATAGCATTACGGCTGTAAATAGTAAAGGTCAGAGAAAAAGCGTCTTTACTCGTATTATAGGAACGAAAAAACTCTTTTTAGACAATTTAGGTGCAATTATAGAGCATGGACGAATTTTTAAAAAAGGCAACGAAGTGGTTATAGGTGCAAAGATAGCAGAAATAGGGAGTATTCAAGTTGGCGATAAGATTGAAATTGAAGACAGCAACAGAAAGTATATATTTACAGTATGTGGTATTCTCAAACTGCAAAAGCCACAGATGTTTTCAGATACCCCTGATTTGATCAATTTTATGATAGCAGCACCTGTTGATATAGATGCATTTAGCAATAAAAAGTATGGGATGATAAGTGCAAAAGTCAATAGTATCAATTTTCTAGAAAGTACATGTAAAGAAATAGAAAGAATACTGAATAGCGACAATTTAATAAAGAGTGAGTTAAAAGGATGGGGTTTGAGTGTTATTGCAGTGTCAAGAATGGACGTTCTCAAAGCAATTAATAACTGGTTTAGGTATATATATTTCTTTATACTAGTTGTAATTATAATGGTATCTTTAATTTCTGTAGCTAACATTACAAACACAATGATTACAACAGTATATGAAAGGTATCAAGAAATAGGAATTATGAAAGTTGTCGGTGCATCAAATTTACAAATAGCTGCATTTTATATTTTTGAATGTGCCATTATTGGAATTTTAGGAACATTTATAGGGTTAATTCCAGGAATCTTGCTGTCAAGATTACTAGTTTATATAATTAAGTGGAATTATATTACTGACAATACGCTGCTATTTATAACCTGTACTGTGATGGGACTAATTTCCCCACTGTTAGCAGGCTATTTAGCTTCGCGAAAAGCAGTGAAATTGCAGCTAATAAATGCTTTGTACAAAGAATAAGCACAGGGAGGACAGAAGTTTATGAGTGTTCATATTTATAACCTAGACGATAAGTATATTTTGTTTAATCATGAACAGTTAAAATACTTTTTGCTTCCACCAAAGCTTGGAGAGCAGTTGTTAAAGCTTGACGAGAATGAGAAAGAGAGATTGATAAGCAGTTTAAAAGAAAATTTTTACTTCAATGGGAGTAATGAAATTACTCAGGAAGAAAAAGAAGATGATGTTTGTTCTAGGTTAATATTAGTGATATCGCAAGCATGTAATCTTAGTTGTTCTTATTGTTACGCTCACGGAGGTTCATACGGCAAACAGAGTGGAAACTTTTTTATGGATTTTGAAACAGCAAAAAATTCAGTTGTTTTCTTTACAAAAACTTTTGCCAAGGGTATAAAGTCAATTCAGTTTTTTGGTGGAGAGCCACTACTTAATTTAGATTTAATTGAAAGATTGTGTTATTGGGTCAACGAATACTATTCATCTATTGGATTAAATACACCAAAATTTTCTATTTCGACAAATGGAACATTAATAAATGAAAAAGCAATAGAACTTTTTAACAGTTATAATATAGGGGTAACAGTAAGTCTTGATGGAGATAAAGGTATCAATGATGAGCATAGAAAATACAAAAATGTTAAAAGAAGTGTTCATGAAGACGTTGTAAAAATAATTAACCTTATGAACAAGATAAGAAATTTTAAATTAGGCATAGAAATGACAGTTACAAATAAGCATATAGAAAACTTTAAAGATAATCCAGATTTTGCATTGGGGTTGGTAAAACATTTTCACAATTTAAAAATGATTCTAGTGTAAAAACTCAATTTTAGAATCTGCCTTTCTGTACTTTGAAAATTTATTCAGGTAAATTGTGGTAATTTATGCCTGTGATAACAAAAATCCAGTCTAAAATCTGCCGAGAAAAACTTATGTATTACCTTTATAATACGTTATTACCATTTATTGCACCAATACGGGCGCACTTCCCCCCTGCCTCTCTCCAATAGCTTTTTTAGCTCGTTCCAACATGTATCTTGCAAAACGCTTAAAATTCTGGGCCAATACCTTTAAACCTACGTTTACTCTACATTTTACAAGTCCCCTTACTCGAAGTTTCGAAAGACCATGACCCCTCTTCAAGGCTGAATTAGTACCTTCTATTGCTGCTCTTTTGCTCTTGTTTCCCTCACACCTGCATTCTATCTTTTCCCGTTGTTTGGCTGCTTCTATCGATTTTAGATTTACCCTCACCACATAATCTTTTTTTTGCTCTTTGCAATAACATTGATTTTTTAATTCACACTTTGCACAGGCTTCTTTTGGAAAATGGGCTACCGTCTGCCCTTTCTTAACACTTGCATGAATGGGTATTATTCCCCTTGGGCATTTTTTTATCACTTTCGTCTCTTCATCTATTTCATATTCGCTCACTGACATCCTAACAGGCTTCCTACCGTTTAAATCAGTAAAATGAACTTCTACACAGTTCTCTTTTGCAATTTGTACTACTTCTTTGGAGTAATAACCACCGTCTACATAGACTTCTTGACATTTTGTATTCTGTTTTATAATAGGTAGTCTCTCTTTTAAAAGCTCTACATCACTCTTTATATTCTTTTCTACCGTATAGTCTGTTATGAGCTGAAAAGAATTTTCTTTTGCACAGGTTTCGCTAAGGTTTAAAACATATCCGCTTTCAGCTTTGTTCCCCTTCTTGCGATAAGTAGCATCCTCATCATATGCTGACTGAAGAGAATCGCTGGGTATACTTTTGCTATCTTTGGCCTTGAGCTTCTTGGTTTGTTCGTCGTAGTACGCCTGTTCCGACAAAAATCTTTCAAGGATCCTATACGCATCGGAGTTTTTTAGTTCAGAAATGTTTTCAATTGTTTCTTTTGTTTCTTGGCAAAGATTCAAGAGCATTTCCAGCCTGCTTTCGCCTTCTGAAGGCTTGGTTTTGTGTATCACTTCTGTCCTAAATTCAGGGTTGAGAACTTTTTTAGGTTCTCTGAAAGTCTGTCTTCAGGAATGGATTTTACTGCCCTGTAAAGTACATCAAAGGCAAGGGCAACTCTTCCTGCTTTTTTGATGTTTGACATGAACATGGTGGAGTCTATCCGCTGTTCTTTCATGCATATACCTGCTTCTTTGGCAAAAATCATGGTAAGATTTAAAAACTGCCCGAATATTAAGTCCTCTTGTTCAGGATGTTTTATGAGGTATTTGTATATCCTTGTTCTAAAGTCATACAAGGTTTTCTCTGAAAGGTTCATACCTCCTAATGTTCTTATTCCTACAGCATAATTTATCAGGTAATTGAAGTTGAAATTTTCGATAAGTTCATCATCAGAGTAGTTTTTAAGGTGTTTTATGTATTCCAAAGAAAGAAGTATGTTAACCGGGAAGTTAGCCCTTCCTGTATCACTGTATAAAACTGAAAAGGGTTTTTCATCGATGTTGCAGAACACGTATTTATAAAATATGGGAGCCCATGATTTTTCAAGTTTAGCCTTTATCCTTGAATCCATGAAGTTAACACTTTCAAATAATGATTGTTGGAGATGGTTGTTATTTTCTCTAAACAAGTACAACACCCCATTTGTCGTAATTTTTGCTCCTTTGATTCTAACATAATTCTATAAAAATTTGTACTACATATATTTTTATGTTTATTTATTCAATTCTAATTTTATATTTATACTTCTTCATAAAGAAAAAAGGCTTTTTACACCAGAATCAAAATTTATATGATATTAATTGCAAACACATACTAGCTGTCCTTTAGTAAAAATAAAAAAGTGTTTCAGTTTTATCGAAAGGATTTCTAAAAATTAACTCTTTGTATAACATGTGAATGCCATCTAAGGAATAAATAAGTTGTTTGTCAGGGAAACTATAGCATTTATAAGCTAAATGAAGATTGTCGGTATTTGTGTATATATCTTTTTCATCAAAACACATTTTGCAAGTAATCATATAGTTTTCAAAAATATTTATTTTAATAACGTTTTCTTTTTCTTTAAATTCAAAATAATAATCTTTTTTGTCAATGCATTTTCCAATATATAAGATTGAAATTTTAGAACAATATGGACTTATTCTGCTAACTATTACAACATAAAATAAATTTTCATCAATTAATTTTCCATAATCTAATATTCTTTCTTTTACAAAAATTGAGTCACTTATAATTCTTTCATTAAGTCTGCAGATAATTTCTTTTTTTTCGACACCCTTGTTTGAAACCTTTACTTTTATAAGTTCTGACTTATTTTCTGTAGTAAAAGTTTTTATATAAAAATACTCATCATTTTCAAACCACCGACAGTCGGTTAGAATAACAGCTTGAAAATCAGTTTTTTCAAAACAATATTTTTCAAAACTTAAATTACAGTTTGAAATATCTTCTAAAAATTTTTCAAGAGGATAGATTATCATAGTTTGTTTAACAGAAAAATCTGTATGGTCAAAATTTTTGCCTTTCTCTTGTATAGCTTCAAAGATAATATCAAATTTTTCAGAATCACCAATTCTGCCAGTTTCAAATAAAATATATTTTCCACGTAGCAGTGTAGTTTTACTCAAATTAAGCTTTCTTATAATCTTTTCAGAAATATATGAAAGATCATAAATTTTTTCTAATAAAAAATCAAAGAAAAAAAGAAATGATTTTGACTTTCTATAATTAATTGATTTTGTTTGTACTTCTAATGTAAAAATAGAATATCTATCATCTAAAATTTTTGTTTGACAAAAAAATTCATTTTGCCCTGAAAACTTATCAAGTTCAACTAATGAGTTATAAGGTAATTTTATTTCATACAAATTTTCCTCAATGTGATTTAGAACATCTATCTTTAATATAGAAAAAGTGGATAAACTATAATTTATAGATAATCCATAAACAACTTTCTTTAACCTATCAATTCCAATAATATCATCTAATGATGTTTTTAATTTATAATCACTTAACAAATGAAGATATTTATCTTTCTCAAGGGAATATAAAAGTAAGTTTGTAATTTTTGAGTTAGAATTTTCCTCTCTTGTTGCTATAAACAAAGTTTCTTTGTGATATAAGAGCCTTAAGTTGTAATGTTTTTTTAGTGGATTTTCTGATAGTACAATTTGGGGCTCAAACAAGTGTCCCATAAAAGTTATTTTATGCACTTATTGACACCTCACAAAAATAGGTAATATTTTTAATAAAACATTTGATACTCGTGATATTTCGTAATATAGAAAAGGTTAAAATAAGGGGTTACCTACTTTCATTTTAAGATAACCCCTTAGTTTTTATCAAGTTATTTCATTAATTTTATAAGTTTGCAATAAACTAGTTAATTTGGATAAAACATATGCGCAGGGGCATGTTTTGTAGCAGTAAGCATGCCATGATAATGAGGAAAATAAAAAGGACTATTTTGATGTGGAGGATCTTTTTGATATTTACCATGTGTCGATATAGCTAATGTTCGAGCGAGATCCTCTGTTCTGCAAAAAACATTATAATCATATTTTGCTTTTTCTTCATCTCCTTGAAGTTGCAAGACTAGGTCTGCCATTCTCACTCGAATTATTGCTTCTTCTTTACTAATGGCAGGTCCTACAAAGACTTTTCCGAATCTTATAACAGACATATAATAATCATATGTTTGTTTTGTTTTTATTTTGTCTAAAACTTTATTAACTACAACGTAAGTATAACCACCAATCACAATTGCAGATAGTGAAGCTAACAAAATTGCAATTAGAACTTCACTTAATTCTAAAGCAATAGGCAAGGCAATTACAAACTGTGCCGAAACAGTATCAGAATCACCAATATTATACTCCTCTTTTGTTTTTTCATCAATTAGCTTTGCCTTTAAATTTTCACCATCAAAGTATTCTACTTTTACAGAAAAGTTTCTTTCTTCATTTAGACTTGAATTGTCCAAACTTTTATCAAACTTTTTAGTGTTAAGTGGCTTGACTTTTAATTTTATCTCATTTGTATCTTTGTCAAACGTAGCAATATACTTATATCCTTCGTACTCTGCTTCTGCTCTCTTGATTTTTTTATCGGCATCGTAGATTTTTATTTTATCTTTCCAAACATCATATTTTGGTTTTGCAAAGCTGACAGAATTGATAGGCAAAAAGGTTAATATAAAGCTAATACAAACAATGATAGCTAATATTCTCTTCATTTTGTTTTTCATTTTTAACACCCCTCGTATAATATGATTATCAAATCAATCAAAGATTCATATCTCAATTGGTACATTAAATTATTAGTACCAATTGATTACTGGAAATTCATTAAATTAAATTCTCTTCCCTAAACACTCACTTCTTAAAAATTGAATATTAAAATTGACTGCTACAGCTTAAATTTGCCCTTTATCTTTGGTAAACTAAAATCAGAA
The Caldicellulosiruptor morganii DNA segment above includes these coding regions:
- the eno gene encoding phosphopyruvate hydratase codes for the protein MKVDLSITAVRAREILDSRGNPTVEVEVVVNDEFIGRAAVPSGASTGIFEAVELRDGDKKRYMGKGVLKAVENVNEVIAPEIIGMNALNQVEIDKLMIELDGTENKSKLGANAILGVSLAVAKAAANALGLPLYQYIGGVNAKYLPVPMMNILNGGKHADNSVDLQEFMIMPVGAKSFSEALRMCAETFHHLRNVLKARGYNTTVGDEGGFAPNLKSNEEPLEVIVEAIEKAGYTPGKDIAIALDPATSELYNEEDGKYHFEREGKVRTKEEMVEFWVKLVEKYPIVSIEDGVAEEDWEGWKMLTEALGNKIQLVGDDLFVTNTKRLAKGIELGVANSILIKLNQIGTLTETLEAIEMANRAGYTAVVSHRSGETEDTTIADLVVAVNAGQIKTGAPSRTDRVAKYNQLLRIEEELGSIAVYPGMNAFFNLKKK
- the uxaC gene encoding glucuronate isomerase — translated: MKRFIDEDFLLSNQTAKVLYEKYAKDMPIIDFHCHLNPKEIYENKRFKNITELWLGGDHYKWRLMRANGIEEKYITGSADDYEKFLAWAKTIPMAIGNPIYHWTHLELKRYFGIDDILNEKSAPIIWEKANKVLKELGARDIILKSNVEVICTTDDPVDTLEYHLKLKNEKDFNVKVYPTFRPDKGVNIERETFIPWVEKLGEVYGKKIESYDEFLDALKSRAEFFHSVGCRASDHAMDDMVFADASFDEAADIFKKALKGEKLTEIEVAKYKTYTLRFLGKVYSSLGWAMQLHINALRNNNTRMFNILGPDTGYDSINDGHIAFALVKFLDSLEKEDSLPKTILYSLNPKDNYVLATIMGSFQDGSIPGKMQLGAAWWFNDSKDGNLQQMKDLANLGLLSRFVGMVTDSRSFLSYARHEYFRRLLCNLIGEWVENGEYPYDLETLGRIVQSVCYYNAKEYFGF
- a CDS encoding DUF6364 family protein is translated as MCKYQNITLSLPKELIQKVKHIAVERNTSISALLTSLLEELVDREESYQKVYLQHLKLLEEGFDLGTGGTITWRREDLYERK
- a CDS encoding PIN domain-containing protein — encoded protein: MKESNYQFVDTNILVYAYDKSAGDKHPVAKQIVEKLWKERNGALSTQVLQEFLVVVTKKVKNPLSFDSAFQIISDLSLWKVVTIEVKDILEAIKLSQRYKISFWDALILCSAINLRCSVVWSEDLNSGQYFGKIKVVNPFLSLNTW
- a CDS encoding BtrH N-terminal domain-containing protein, whose amino-acid sequence is MKIISDIKPKRGSLVDCRIQSFCDMVGYYKKSFILPYYCFGIGEGLAFCYWQERRTKIPLIVMIGRKIDVERIFTRKIGLKLSVFYPNKYNAADNNQDLINLIDNDIPVIADVDRFYLDYINELYGKKHFGLHSVLVVGYRIKDEVEFALYDFVSENLIWYPSNKLYLARISNWQPFAPKGRIYTMSISNEVTRLYDEKLIRDAIVSNCKSLLTPNATSGVLAMKLLGEEIKKLRTYANIQKNNHLINLQLRMINLYLREYEPTQTFYRMIYAYFLKEASQVGNLSILEEFACEFEEIASKWKKLSENLEIKTRLEEKLYICGEELIKLSVLEESVLKRLQNALIN
- a CDS encoding ABC transporter ATP-binding protein; translation: MQKSIILLSNISKSYKDGDKQNIILSKTSFAISKGEFVAMVGRSGLGKSTFLRIIGTIEKPDEGQVIIDGTDISNLNDKELTTIRRKKIGFVFQQFYLINRFSVKENLELPLFFSGVSKKERLARVKRILEIVGLAYKELDSKVFFLSGGEKQRLAIGRALINEPLILLADEPTGNLDEANEEQILSIFENINKELQTTIVVVTHNEKVAKRAQKVITISNKKIVQVR